The following is a genomic window from Episyrphus balteatus chromosome 1, idEpiBalt1.1, whole genome shotgun sequence.
GGAAGatacaaatcaaaataaaacactTCAAAGAAAGCATCGTGCGTAGCCAATACACTTGAAGTTGGTcttgataaatattttgaaaaattctttgaatttgaagaaattcAAGGTCTACGGTCAATATGGTCTGAAGAGCAGAATGAATGCGAAAAGCATTTCATAGACACAATTAAGGTGCTTCCTAGCGGTCGGCTTATGGTACAACTACCATTCAAAAAACATCCTAGCTGTCTTGGAGGCTCTTACGATATTGcttttagaagatttttgtcgcTTGAGCGTAGGTTATCCAAAAATGCATCAATAAAAAGTCAATATTCTGATTTCTTAAAAGAATACGAACGTTTAGGTCACATGTCTCTGGTTCCCAATCCAAACCTTGATGAAGATCATTATTATCTTCCGCATCAATATGTATTAAGGCCTGATAGCGTATCAACAAAGTTGCGTGTAGTCTTCGACGCATCTTGCCGCACATCATcacaaatttctttaaatggaATACTAATGGTGGGTCCTACTATACAGGATGAGCTTTTGATTATTTTGCTACGTTTTAGACTTTATCGATACGCGCTAACTGCAGACATCGTTAAGATGTATAGGCAATTCCTTGTGCATCCATCGGATAGGAAATTCCAATTCATCTTATGGAGAGAAAACGAACATACCCCAATACAAACTTACCAGCTCAATACCATAACTTACGGCACATCATCTGCACCCTTTTTAGCAATTCGCTGTCTTCAGTATTTGGCTGAAATTAACGTCGAACGTTTTAGTCAAGGTGCTGCTGTTCTTAAGTCGGACTTTTACGTTGATGACATGCTAACTGGGGCAGACGACTTGGatactctttttcaaaaacggaaTGAAGTCGTTTCAATTTTGAGTACAGCTGGCTTAGAACTTTCGAAGTGGAACAGCAATCATGTCGctttaattgaaaaagctaCACCAAAGGACATCAAATTGACTGAATCCAATCTCACCAGTACGTTAGGTATTTCTTGCAACCCTCGTGCTGAtgaattcattttttcatacaaacctAATCGGGTCTatacaaaatacacaaaaagatCTATTCTCTCGCTTTCGTCGTCTCTTTTTGATCCAATGGGCTTGCTTAGTCCAATAATTATCCGGGCTAAGATACTGCTACAACAGCTTTGGATAGAAAAATTCGATTGGGACGAAAATATTTCTCCAAATCTCTAGAAAACAATATCAGATTCCAGATACATGGGTTCGCAGACGCATCTATGAAAGGGTATGGCTTCTGCATTTATCTGCGGAGCATTGACAATAGTGGGTCCGTAGGAGTGAAACTTTTAGTCGCCAAATCCAGAGTTGCTCCTGCAAAGAAGAGAACACTTCCCCGCCTAGAGCTCTGCGCAGCACATCTCTTATCGATTTCGTTTCTTCGCTCGATACAAATTCTCGTTGTTTTTTCGCTCGCTTTGTGTGGAATTCACTCGGCCACTTCAAAGTCGAATCTAAGTATTTGCTTAACGAAAAAGATAGTTAAAAAGTACAAGTTGGTACAAATTAATTTCGAATCTTTTGCTCAATTCGCCACCGTTAAAATAAATAACGCACCAACCAGGATCAATCTATCTTTTAGTCAAAAAAGTATATATAGAGATCCCGGGTTGACGGTCAATTTTTGTACTTGATCGTTCATTTTTTGGCGCCCAAACGTGTTTAAAGTGGTAATCCACATAAATtcctataaaaatttaaaaagaaataaattctgTGTGAAAACTTATATATATCTTGCACTAAAAGTGAcaataaaaactataaacttAATCAAAAAACTATAAATCGCTGCATTTTGATTTCGTTGTTCGCTACTTTTTATTTCGTCTCGCCACAAGTTTTCTCGTTTTTCGCTTTTATAGTATATCGGCTATAATATAGTAATTGAATTTTataggaaaaagaaaaagatacaACATAGTAATATTGAAAGAAAATGTTGGTTATATTCGCTTAATTTATCTCAACCAGGATCGTTCTATCTTTTTAATAGAAAAGACAAAATAGAGTTCCCAGGTTGACGGTCAAAGTTGTTTGATCGTACATTTTTTGGATGTACCTTGGATTTTATAGCTGAGGTATGCTCGTCGGGTCCAGGGTCAACCAAGGGAGGTACTGAAAATTGACATATTAAAAGatcatttataatttttaaacctttatttattcataaaacttaataataaaaCACTATTTTACTTTAACGGCGGTATCTCGCGGCAACTCTGGTCTCTGCTATGGGCGGTCCTTTTTCTCTGGTTTTGCGCGTAACGCAATGCTGGGTTCTAACCAGTTTTCAACAGAGTGACCTCTGGTTGTTCAACGGTTTCTAACCGGTTCTTCAACGACTCTTAATCGGTTTAGCTGTAAGGTTTCCCTTAGCTTTTCAACGGTTGTAAACCGGTTGCTCACAGAGTTTCCTCTGGTTTGCAACGATTTTTTATCGGTTTAGCTTTAAGGTTTCCCTTAGCTTTTCAACGGTTTTGAACCGGTTGCTCACAGAGTTTCCTctggatttcaacgatttttaatcggtttagctttaaggtttcccttagcttttcaacggtttttaacCGGTTGTTCACAGAGTTTCCTCTGGATTTCAACGACTGTTAATCGGTTTATCTACGGTATGGTACCGGCTATACATAAACTTTAGATCCCTTACCACTGGTGGGGGGAAATCTTTGGTATCCGTATGGTATTTAGGCTTTAAGTTAAACACTCTCAACCTGCTTTTTGCTGGCCCTTGGGTGCCTTCTTATTAATATATCTGGCAAAAAGTGGGTGTGAATTATAAGCACACAAACGATAAAATATCATATGAATTCCATTTTGAAATAGTCTTATATGTTAATATTTACCGTaccaactttataaaaaaatataaactgttATTTGGCGCCCGAGCAGGGACCATAAGGTCTTTTCCGGAAAAATCCTAAGGAAAGTAAATGGACCAGTAACACCAGAACCGAAACCAAAAACTACCGGAACCCGATAAACCAGAAAGCCGATACACCAGAAATCCGATACACCAGAAAGCCGATACACCAGAAATCCGATATACCAGAACCGAAATTACCTGAAGCCCGGTACAATAGGAATCCGATAAACCAGAAAGCCGATACACCAGAAAGCCGATACACCAGAAATCCGATATACCAAAACCGAAATTACCTGAAAAACCGATACACCAGGAATCCACTATACCAGAACCGGAACCGAGAATACCGATACCAAGAAACTCAAAATGACTGAACCCGAAGTACAAGACAATTTACTTCCCAGTATAGGAGCTATTTACCTCTTATCAAAGAAGGAGCTCATCGAGCGAATGAGTAAATTAAACATCAATACTGAAGGGACAGTAAATGTACTCCGTAGTAAGTTTAGCACTTACATGAAAGAAGCCCGGCTTCGTAAATCAGCCGAAAACTTGTTTGAAGATTTGGAAAAAGTCTTGGAAACGAAAGgtgatgaagaagaaaaacgaAGCAGTCCCGAGAGCGAAAATGATGGAAGCAAATGCGTTGTAGCAAATCCTGGAGCAGCTACATCAGCAAGCACTTCCACTCACACGCTGCCAGCACACCCACCGATTAACGAGTTCGACAGTCTTACCCGAGAACCAGGAGTTAGAGATTGGTACTATCCAGTTCCAAATTATGCTCCGCCGATGTTTTCTGCTAATGCTGCTACTTTCACTCAACCTCCTGCAGACGTTGAGAGGCTAAGGGGCAAAGCACCCCACATGTTTTTTTCAAGACCCACAGTATGTCGTGAAGTCGATGTCATGAATACTGTACGTAAATGGGGATTAAGATATGATGGGTCAGGCAGCGCACGCGAATTTATTGAACGATTAATCGAACTTAACGAAAGCTATAAAATTCGAAATAACGAAATTTTGAAAGCACTTTCCGAAATATTTAAGGGACCCGCCCTTGAATGGTTTCGAATAAATCGAACTGCTTTTGTCTCGTGGGATGAATTCCAAAAAGCTTTCCTAACCTATTTCCTTCCGACAAGGTTTATAAATAAACTGGAAGATGAAATAGCTAGGAAAAGTCAAGGCCCTAGAGAAAAAGCTAAAGATTTTATAAGATCGTATCAATATCTTGTGCATCAACATCCCAACATGCGTTTAAAAGACCATGTCGACAAAATATATGATCGTTTACGTCCAGAATATCATTTGTATATTCGGCGTAAAGATTTTGAGACCCTTGAAGAACTCTCAGGTCTGGCGGAAGAATATGAATATATTCGTAACGAAAACAAGCTCAACAACCCTGCTAAAGCACCAGAAAAACCGATAGTCGCCTCTCGAAATTTTAGAGAGACAGCTTCGTCGCCCGACCAATATGACCGCCGAACTCATTGCTGGAACTGCAAGCAGCGAGGACACAGCAAAACTAATTGTCGACGACCATTCCGCATGTTTTGTTCTTATTGTGGAGAAGATGGCCGATTATCAAAAGATTGCTCTTGTCACCAGCAAAACCCTCAAGCCTCAATAATGGAAAAGAATCCGGTAAATATTGTATTGAATGACTCGAATAACAAAAACTCACAAGAAAATATCCATAACAGGCCGATTGCCATGGAGCTTATTCCGATAGAGGCACAAACTAGTGTCGGTCAGACACCCCACACCATAAATCAGAATCACAACAATTCCGAGTCCCGCCCATCAAAGGACATAGCCCAAAATAATGAAATGGAAAACCAAAGCAatcagaaaattgaaaatccaCCACATCCACTCGAATGTTTAAACGAAGAACCAGAAAACATCAATCCAACAACCAGCGCAAAATCAGTAACACCATGGACTGACCCGTGatgttttgtaaaaatgaaaataaatcagCAAACTATTACCGCCTTAATAGACACAGGTGCCACACAAACATTTATAGATACAAACACCAGACAGCTTCTCCGAAAACTTAAAACTCCGGTCAGATTCCGGAAAGGCGAAATACATTTAGCCAATGGCAAGCCAGTAGCTATTAAAGAACACTATGATGTTTCACTTAAATTAGCCGACCAGGAAATAAAAGTAGAAGTTACATATTTAAAGGAACTAACCCATGCTATCATAGTAGGGATGGACGTTCTTCGGAAACTTAACTTctcaatgaaaataaataattgtgaaCTCGCACTAGAATCTAATAATGTATCTGAGCAACTTCAACAGCTTTGTTCTGTAAGAGGAACCCCTCTTACTACTGAACAAGAAAGAAAATTAGCCGAACTATTAGATCGTGAAATTCCAAAATTTGAGGAACTACCTAAAATAACTAATGCTGCCACTCACCGTATTCGATTAAAAACCGACCAGCCTTTCAAACAGCGCTACTATCCCCGAAACCCAGCAATGCAAAAGATTATCGATGAAGAAATAGATAATCTTCTAAAAGATGATAAAATCGAACCTTCAAAAAGTCCATACAGTTCACCGATTGTActagtaaaaaagaaaaacggaaCATGGAGAACCTGCGTTGACTATCGACAGTTGAACGAAGTATCACTGATGGATGCTTACCCTTTACCCCAAATTCTAGCTATACTCGACAAACTCAGGCAAGCAAACTACATCTCTACGATTGACCTTAAGCAAGGTTATTGGCAAATCCCACTAGAAATAGAATCCCGCCCAGCTACTGCTTTCACTGTGACAGGTCGTGGACTATATCAATGGAAAGTATTGCCATGTGGTTTAAGCTCAGCCCCAGCAACATTCCAAAGAATGTTAGATAACATTTTAGGACCAGATATGGATCCACATGCTTTTGCGTATCTCGATGATATTATTATCATAAGCAAAACCTTCGACGAACATCTTGAGCATCTTCAAGAAGTTTTAAAAAGGCTTCAACAAGCGCACCTACGCATCAACCAAGAGAAGAGTGAATTTTGTAAAAAGGAACTCAGATACTTAGGACACGTCGTCAGTGATCAAGGCATCAAAAGGTTGAAAGTGTTTAACTTAAAGCCTAAATACCATACGGATACCGAAGATTTCCCCCCACCAGCGGTAAGGGATCTAAAGTTTATGTATAGCCGGTACCATACCGTAGATAAACCGATTTACAGTCGTTGAAATCCAGAGGAAACTCTGTGAACAACCGgttaaaaaccgttgaaaagctAAGGGAAACCTTATAGCTAAACCGATTAACagtctatttatttatttatttatttaatatgttaaatgctaacattagaaataagcttaaatactaacaatggaatcattaaacttaaactcaatatatgagtaataattgtcaattaatcacaataaaatatacatatattaacattgaaactaaaTAAACTAATATATAAATAACAACAGAAAACAACATTctggtaaattaattaaattgattaaagaagctatttttgaatttatgggaTTTAACATTATCATTAATAGAATCGATTATatgaaagtttttgttaaaaatattaattagttgATTCATAGAGCTATTAACGCCATAGTTAGATCTACTAAAAACTACACAAATTGGTAACCTATTTCTTAAACCAGCACGCCCAACATTAAAATTCAGTCGATCCAACACTGAAGAAGATATTGAGCCTTTTATTATCCCAATTATAAAACATAATTGCAAATACTCTCTGTGAACTGAAAGTGATGGTAAATTAATAAGTTTAAGTCTATCCGAGTATGGAGGTAGGACAATTCTATCGGACCATGAAAGAAAACGCAACGAAAATCTCATGAACCTTCTCTGAACACTTTCAATTCTGTTTATATGAATCATATAGTAAGGTGCCCAAACTATACATACATTCAAGAATTGGCCTTACAAATGAAATATATAGAACCTTCAAAACATATGGATCCTCGAACTCCCGCGCAAATCTTTTGATGAAGCCAAGTGTTACATTGGCTCTTTTAATAATGTGGTTATAATGATCAGTAAAAGTTAGTTTCGGATCTAAATTGATTCCtaggtcagaaaaatttgataatttacaTAATTGCGACGAATTTATCTCATAGTTATAAgcaattaagttttgttttcgTGTAAAGCTCATTGAtttacacttgtcaatatttaaTATAAGGCGATTTGTGCAACACCattcccaaaatttttttaaatcttcttgCAAGAGCTTACAATCGgataaggaatttattgttcgaaatattttcacgtcgtcagcataaaataaagtttttgagtATTGGAAAACAGAAGGaaggtcatttataaataaCACAAAGAGCAATGGGCCTAGGTGACTTCCTTGAGGTACACCAGAATTTACTCTAAAGTTCTCAGAACAGTCATTTTTAAACAGTACGCAGTAATACCTGTCTACAAGGTATGAAGATATCCATGAAAGAAAGTTCTCATTTAGTCCAATTCTTGTTAGCTTTTTCAAAAGTACTTCATGGCTTAGTTTGTCGAATGCCTTACTGAAATCAGTAAATATGCAATCAACTTGTTGCTTTTTCTCAAAAgcatcaatgcaaaatgttgtAAACTCTAGTAAGTTTGTTATCGtcgattttttcttcacaaatccaTGTTGATTTTCACATAAAACAGAGGAACAATTAAAGGAAAGAGTGTCACATActaaggattcaaaaagttttggaataACGGACAGTTTGGCTATGGGACGATAATTAGTGATCAAATTCTTAGGGCCCTTTTTATGAACCGGTCTGAGGTAAGCATATTTCCATAGAGTAGGAAATTTTGAACACTTTAAGGATTCATTGAACAAGATATATAATGGGTAAGACAAataagatgaacatttttttaacataaaagcagGTAAGCCATCTGGACCAGGACTTATATTATCttctagttttaatattttatttatgattgagTCTTCagagattgaaaaattaataaacgcCAGATGAGAATACTCTTCCGTTGAAGAATAATTATCTGTTGCATCAGACGACAAAGTATCGGCGAAGGCACTTTTAAAATAGTTGGCAAACATTTTAGATATAACTTCTGGAATATGACTGTTTGCATTTTCATAGCTCATATTTAATGGATAACCGTCGAATTTTCTTTTAGTATCAACAtatttccagaaattttttgGACTTGATTTAAGTTCACTTTgagtttttgcaataaattctgaatagataaaattagtgtagttttcaaattcatttttatgctCCATATATACATTGTAATCTTCATCAGTCCTAGACTTGCTAAACTTTACCCAGGCTTTGTTTCtcttgttttttaaagtttttacatgCTTATCGAACCATGGCGGATTAGtttgtttttctcttatttttcgtAAAGGAATAGCTTCgataaaacaatcaaataaaacattataaaattttatagtcatGTCGTCTaagtttgagtttaaaaatatggtATTCCAATTTATACTATCAAGTAAGTTAAAAAGTTGATTGAAATTAcattctttaaagttaaattctaATTTATCATTACAATTACTAGGTAGATTATAAAGACTCAAGCTCAGGGAAATTGATAATGCGGGGTGGTGTCGGTCCTCTTCAATAAGTTTTGAGCCACAAAGTTCAACATAGCTGTCCGATGTTAAACATCCAGAAAGGTAAACAAGGTccagaattttattaaattgattgctGACTCCATTCAATTGTTTTAAACCTAATGATGCCATATTATCCATTATGCTGAATTCGTTTGCAGTCGAAGCATTGACAGGAAGTAGCTCTTGGAATTCATCTATCCAAGACCAATGTAAACTTCCTAAGTTAAAGTCTCCAATTACTATAATTTCATCATTTGATTCAGTTTTCTCTGAAATGCTATCCAAGAAATTGCATAGTCCTTCGTATATTTCGGATTTGGAATTAGGTGGTACATAGATAGCCACTACATATAAGTAACCAGATGACATCTTTAATTTAATGCACAGAATTTCAATTGTAGACTCTAGGAAATCATTGACTAGAGTGCTAACGAGAGAGTTTTTGACAGCTATCAGCAATCCTCCACCAACTTTAGCAGATTCATTAAGAGAATGACGATCACGGCGATAA
Proteins encoded in this region:
- the LOC129906926 gene encoding uncharacterized protein LOC129906926; translated protein: MTEPEVQDNLLPSIGAIYLLSKKELIERMSKLNINTEGTVNVLRSKFSTYMKEARLRKSAENLFEDLEKVLETKGDEEEKRSSPESENDGSKCVVANPGAATSASTSTHTLPAHPPINEFDSLTREPGVRDWYYPVPNYAPPMFSANAATFTQPPADVERLRGKAPHMFFSRPTVCREVDVMNTVRKWGLRYDGSGSAREFIERLIELNESYKIRNNEILKALSEIFKGPALEWFRINRTAFVSWDEFQKAFLTYFLPTRFINKLEDEIARKSQGPREKAKDFIRSYQYLVHQHPNMRLKDHVDKIYDRLRPEYHLYIRRKDFETLEELSGLAEEYEYIRNENKLNNPAKAPEKPIVASRNFRETASSPDQYDRRTHCWNCKQRGHSKTNCRRPFRMFCSYCGEDGRLSKDCSCHQQNPQASIMEKNPADCHGAYSDRGTN
- the LOC129908160 gene encoding uncharacterized protein LOC129908160 yields the protein MSLVPNPNLDEDHYYLPHQYVLRPDSVSTKLRVVFDASCRTSSQISLNGILMVGPTIQDELLIILLRFRLYRYALTADIVKMYRQFLVHPSDRKFQFILWRENEHTPIQTYQLNTITYGTSSAPFLAIRCLQYLAEINVERFSQGAAVLKSDFYVDDMLTGADDLDTLFQKRNEVVSILSTAGLELSKWNSNHVALIEKATPKDIKLTESNLTSTLGISCNPRADEFIFSYKPNRVYTKYTKRSILSLSSSLFDPMGLLSPIIIRAKILLQQLWIEKFDWDENISPNL